Proteins found in one Exiguobacterium sp. 9-2 genomic segment:
- a CDS encoding DHHW family protein, producing the protein MEQPLMKTQQETNQTPSFERIMMWVTTVSFILVLLTIGLGTLVREDRVRSQLENRTLAQSVEPTVEGIATGKDMLKMETYFTDQLLLRGTFVEIQALLSKDVFRQPFRNGIYTAKNDYMIEPSASGNVKIPQAFKQFVGEVDRPVYMALAPSKTVIAERDKLIPSYVASNANERYEKMVRDFQAAGMTNLSLQGLKLSDYFKTDHHWNIDGATEAYQVITKRMGLSTTLPETKWRKEDQHAYYGSLARKTTLSYAASGDRLDYYAPAFFNGIDVCYEGKCGRPVIDESFVKQEGDYVDRYEVFLRGNHDIMSMKSAANRNRPTILVLKDSFANPVLPLLAKSANLEVVDIRYVPKSFDVSRFAKQKQIDSVLFLHNSNIAGLMKTYEDKL; encoded by the coding sequence ATGGAGCAGCCATTGATGAAAACGCAACAGGAGACGAATCAAACACCTTCTTTCGAGCGAATCATGATGTGGGTGACGACTGTCAGTTTTATTCTCGTCTTACTGACGATCGGACTCGGAACGCTTGTCCGGGAAGACCGTGTCCGGTCCCAGCTGGAAAATCGTACACTTGCCCAGTCCGTTGAGCCCACCGTCGAGGGAATCGCGACAGGCAAGGATATGCTCAAAATGGAGACCTATTTCACGGATCAATTACTGTTGCGAGGAACGTTCGTTGAGATACAGGCGCTTTTATCAAAAGATGTCTTTCGACAGCCGTTTCGTAATGGCATTTATACGGCAAAAAACGATTATATGATTGAACCGAGTGCATCAGGAAACGTAAAAATTCCGCAAGCATTCAAACAATTCGTTGGAGAAGTCGATCGTCCGGTCTATATGGCGTTAGCACCGTCTAAAACCGTCATCGCAGAACGGGACAAACTAATTCCGTCTTATGTCGCTTCCAATGCAAACGAGCGCTATGAAAAAATGGTACGAGACTTTCAAGCGGCGGGGATGACCAATCTTTCTTTGCAAGGATTGAAGTTAAGTGACTACTTCAAGACAGATCATCACTGGAACATTGACGGTGCAACAGAAGCTTACCAAGTCATCACGAAAAGAATGGGACTGTCAACGACGTTACCTGAGACGAAGTGGCGGAAGGAAGATCAACACGCCTACTATGGATCATTAGCACGAAAAACGACGCTCTCCTATGCGGCGTCCGGTGACCGTCTAGATTATTATGCTCCTGCGTTCTTCAACGGTATCGATGTTTGTTATGAAGGGAAATGTGGACGTCCTGTCATTGATGAATCATTCGTCAAACAAGAAGGTGATTATGTCGATCGATATGAAGTATTTCTTCGCGGAAACCACGACATCATGTCAATGAAGTCAGCGGCGAATCGAAATCGCCCGACGATTTTGGTTTTAAAGGATTCGTTTGCAAATCCTGTGTTACCATTGCTTGCGAAAAGTGCCAACTTAGAAGTCGTGGATATTCGATACGTTCCAAAATCATTTGATGTTTCCCGATTTGCCAAACAAAAGCAGATCGATTCGGTGCTGTTTCTGCACAACTCGAACATTGCCGGTTTGATGAAGACGTACGAGGACAAATTGTGA
- a CDS encoding LCP family protein, which translates to MKSPIDKRRPPILWRVISALLLVIVLIASASTGLAFLKIQQTAHSFLQPLGGEKAKPLASMKPVNVLLIGVDERKNDKGRADAIMLLSFNPKTKQATSLSIPRDMQVTIPTGEKTKINHTYAYGGVKETVETVEQTFDVDIPYYAKINMDGLIELIDAVGGVTVDNPSAFSWNDRRLQKEYKKGKIHLTGLEASGYARMRKQDPLGDMGRQIRQRQVLEAVGAKLAGPRLLTKMEEITNVMKHNFATNIGFDVAAQLAQENQPGFKQLKPLKLDGEGYIANDGVWYFFASDESMRQTKAKIHAILASS; encoded by the coding sequence ATGAAATCACCCATCGATAAACGAAGACCTCCGATCCTCTGGCGCGTCATCAGTGCGCTTCTGCTCGTGATCGTCTTGATTGCTAGCGCTTCGACGGGACTGGCATTTTTAAAAATCCAACAGACGGCGCATTCCTTTTTACAGCCGTTGGGTGGGGAAAAAGCAAAGCCACTCGCATCGATGAAGCCAGTCAATGTCCTCTTGATTGGCGTCGACGAGCGAAAGAATGATAAGGGACGGGCAGATGCCATCATGTTGCTATCGTTTAATCCGAAAACGAAGCAAGCGACTTCGTTGTCCATTCCACGCGACATGCAAGTTACGATACCGACAGGTGAGAAGACGAAAATCAATCATACGTATGCCTATGGTGGTGTGAAGGAGACGGTCGAGACGGTGGAACAAACGTTTGATGTCGATATCCCATATTACGCTAAGATCAATATGGATGGGTTGATTGAATTGATTGATGCTGTTGGCGGTGTCACAGTGGATAATCCATCCGCCTTCAGCTGGAACGACCGTCGTTTACAAAAGGAGTATAAAAAAGGAAAGATTCATTTAACTGGTCTAGAAGCAAGTGGTTACGCACGTATGCGAAAACAAGATCCACTCGGCGATATGGGCAGACAGATTCGGCAACGTCAAGTTTTAGAAGCCGTCGGTGCTAAACTGGCTGGACCTCGTTTACTGACCAAGATGGAAGAAATCACGAATGTCATGAAGCATAATTTCGCGACGAACATCGGTTTTGACGTGGCGGCACAACTTGCTCAAGAAAATCAGCCGGGATTCAAACAGCTGAAACCATTAAAGCTAGATGGAGAAGGCTATATCGCAAACGATGGGGTATGGTACTTCTTTGCATCGGATGAATCCATGAGACAAACGAAAGCTAAGATTCATGCCATCCTCGCGTCTTCTTAA
- the pulA gene encoding type I pullulanase, translated as MKRIRSVCIVALTFALIFSGLSLSGQALEKGKSTLVIIHYKEDPNATKDWNLWLWTNGPDYFPNKAHAFNGEDAYGKIAAYEFPVDQPEKVGFIVRDDNWNKDGGSENDRFITKDMIKNGVAEIWIESGSKDISTVNPTNGADVEKIDTNIHYYRYDNDYDKYGVWSWPEAQDGKRFEFDQQDEFGAIAKVTLDNPTKARLAGVIPHLEGWSEKDGADRFFYAGAKDIWLIEGDQTVYYSKPEIDRTPKITSFLADDFRTMTLKTNTPMTAEDLKAFTFEGVTNPVVSAIDAKTAKVEVASDIDLAKVVRVTHPVFGEAVLEAGKVLRSKAFDQKYAYGGKLGVDYQKSKTTFKVWAPTAQAVELELYRLPKQQAATTKDITREIQMKRTDRGVYQVTVKGDLDGVGYTYEVKHAKESTRAVDPYATAVAVNGDQGVVVDLRETDPKRWTNGKMPLRHATDAIIYESHVRDLSMFDVTNSGYDSGIKQKGKYLGVIEPGTRLTKDGKKTKTKTGLDHLKELGITHVQFIPVYDFNTASVDETNPLKSYNWGYDPKNYNAPEGSYATNPYDPKVRITEMKQMIQGLHDNGLRAIMDVVYNHMFDAKASNLDKIVPGYYYRYTEGGDLANGTGVGNDTASERQMMHKLIVDSVSYWAKEYHWDGFRFDLMGIHDVKTMNAVKQATKRIDPSILVFGEGWSLGTPLPDSEKANQTNTKQMPGIGHFNDNLRDALKGSVFEDTDAGFINGKAGLETRIKRGIVGEIAYDKDIQGFTQEPDQAITYVEAHDNHTLWDKLNLTNPQDNDATKTKMHRLASSILLTSQGTTFIHAGQDFMRTKGGDHNSYKSPDSVNQLDWKRKMDRQQDVDYMTGLIELRKKNPALHLATAKDIRRYLTFEAAPAQVIAYRLDDDAPQQKNDLYVIHNANRTVVDMKLPKGKWKLLVDGKQAGTKTIRTVSGTVRVEGLSSFVLAK; from the coding sequence ATGAAACGCATAAGATCCGTTTGTATCGTTGCGCTAACGTTTGCACTAATATTTAGTGGACTGTCTTTATCTGGTCAAGCACTGGAAAAAGGAAAGTCTACATTGGTCATCATTCACTACAAGGAAGACCCGAATGCCACGAAGGATTGGAACCTGTGGTTATGGACAAATGGTCCGGATTATTTTCCGAATAAAGCACATGCCTTTAATGGTGAAGATGCTTACGGAAAAATCGCAGCCTATGAATTTCCAGTCGATCAGCCGGAAAAAGTCGGCTTCATCGTGCGAGATGATAACTGGAACAAGGATGGGGGATCTGAGAACGATCGTTTCATCACGAAAGATATGATTAAAAACGGAGTTGCTGAAATCTGGATCGAGTCGGGAAGCAAGGATATCTCGACGGTCAATCCGACTAATGGAGCAGACGTCGAAAAAATCGACACGAATATCCACTATTATCGGTATGACAATGATTATGATAAATACGGCGTCTGGTCTTGGCCGGAAGCGCAAGATGGCAAACGATTCGAATTCGATCAGCAGGATGAGTTCGGTGCCATTGCCAAAGTAACGCTTGATAACCCAACGAAAGCACGTCTTGCAGGCGTCATTCCTCATCTTGAGGGCTGGTCGGAAAAAGACGGAGCCGATCGTTTCTTTTATGCAGGTGCGAAGGACATCTGGTTGATCGAAGGGGACCAGACAGTGTACTACAGCAAACCGGAAATTGATCGGACGCCAAAAATCACGAGCTTTTTGGCTGATGACTTCCGGACGATGACGCTTAAAACGAATACACCGATGACGGCAGAAGACTTAAAGGCATTTACGTTCGAAGGTGTGACGAATCCAGTCGTATCAGCGATCGATGCCAAGACGGCGAAAGTCGAAGTCGCTTCTGATATCGATTTAGCAAAAGTCGTCCGCGTGACGCATCCTGTTTTTGGAGAAGCAGTTCTTGAAGCAGGGAAGGTACTGCGTTCGAAAGCATTCGATCAAAAGTATGCCTATGGTGGTAAGCTCGGCGTCGACTATCAGAAATCGAAGACGACATTCAAGGTCTGGGCGCCGACAGCGCAAGCCGTTGAACTCGAGTTATATCGTTTACCGAAACAACAAGCAGCTACGACAAAAGATATCACGCGTGAAATCCAGATGAAACGGACGGATCGTGGTGTCTATCAAGTGACGGTCAAGGGTGATCTTGACGGTGTCGGTTACACATATGAAGTCAAACACGCAAAAGAATCGACGCGTGCCGTTGATCCGTATGCGACAGCGGTCGCTGTTAACGGAGACCAAGGTGTCGTCGTTGATTTACGCGAGACGGATCCAAAACGCTGGACGAATGGGAAAATGCCACTTCGTCACGCAACAGACGCGATCATTTATGAATCACATGTCCGTGATCTATCGATGTTTGATGTGACGAATTCAGGTTACGATTCAGGTATCAAACAAAAAGGAAAATATCTTGGTGTCATCGAGCCAGGTACACGTTTAACGAAGGATGGAAAAAAAACGAAGACAAAGACGGGACTCGATCACTTAAAGGAACTTGGTATCACGCATGTCCAGTTCATTCCTGTTTATGATTTCAATACAGCGTCCGTCGATGAGACGAATCCGCTTAAATCATACAACTGGGGTTATGATCCGAAGAACTACAATGCACCAGAAGGATCGTATGCGACAAATCCATATGATCCAAAAGTCCGGATCACGGAAATGAAACAGATGATCCAAGGACTCCATGACAATGGTCTACGTGCCATCATGGACGTCGTCTATAACCACATGTTCGACGCCAAAGCATCAAATCTTGATAAGATCGTCCCTGGTTACTACTACCGCTATACAGAAGGCGGCGATTTAGCGAACGGTACAGGTGTCGGGAACGATACAGCGTCTGAACGTCAAATGATGCATAAACTAATCGTTGATTCTGTCTCGTACTGGGCAAAGGAATACCACTGGGATGGCTTCCGCTTCGACTTGATGGGCATTCACGACGTCAAGACGATGAACGCTGTCAAACAGGCGACGAAGCGAATTGATCCGTCGATTCTAGTGTTCGGAGAAGGGTGGAGCCTCGGAACTCCTCTTCCAGATTCAGAGAAAGCAAACCAAACGAACACAAAACAAATGCCGGGAATCGGACATTTCAATGACAACCTGCGTGATGCGCTCAAAGGTAGTGTCTTCGAAGACACGGATGCTGGATTCATCAACGGGAAAGCGGGTCTTGAGACACGTATCAAACGTGGTATCGTCGGCGAGATTGCTTATGATAAAGACATTCAAGGATTTACGCAAGAACCAGATCAAGCGATCACGTACGTTGAAGCACATGATAACCATACCCTCTGGGATAAGTTGAACCTGACGAATCCACAAGACAATGACGCAACGAAGACGAAGATGCACCGTCTAGCTTCAAGTATTTTGCTGACGTCACAAGGAACGACGTTCATCCATGCAGGTCAGGACTTCATGCGGACAAAAGGTGGCGATCATAACTCATATAAATCACCGGACTCTGTCAACCAGCTCGATTGGAAACGGAAGATGGATCGTCAACAAGACGTCGATTATATGACAGGATTAATCGAATTACGCAAGAAGAACCCTGCACTTCACTTAGCAACAGCGAAAGATATCCGTCGTTACTTGACGTTTGAAGCAGCACCGGCACAAGTCATTGCGTATCGACTAGATGACGACGCTCCACAACAGAAGAACGATTTATATGTCATTCACAATGCAAATCGAACAGTAGTTGACATGAAGCTACCGAAAGGGAAATGGAAGCTTCTCGTAGATGGTAAACAAGCAGGAACAAAAACGATCCGCACTGTTTCAGGTACGGTTCGTGTTGAGGGACTCAGCTCGTTCGTCTTAGCAAAATAA
- a CDS encoding dicarboxylate/amino acid:cation symporter: protein MKEAKRIIWGLILGVVLGIILASLPDKSIYEGLNKYALQPIGTIFLNLIKMLVVPIVFFSIALGVMGLGNPKELGRVGGKAITYFMTTTAVAIVIALGLSLLIKPGTFGNFETQDLEYDNGNLPDTSLINTIVGMFPTNPITSMAEGNMLQIIVFSVFIGFGITFLGKKVSTLRTFIEQGNDLMTYLITLVMKMAPLGAFALIASAVGSQGFDSLKAMGLYMGVVILSLIVHSVLTYGSTVSLLGKMNPFFFFRKFAPVMLFAFSTSSSNATLPVAMQTAQKELKVPRSVSSFVQPLGATINMDGTAIMQGVATVFIAQVYAVDLTPGQLATVVLTAVLASVGTAGVPGVGLVMLTMVLQSVNLPVEGIALIIGVDRLLDMMRTAVNITGDAACAVIVSKSEEGNLKEGEETDERYA from the coding sequence ATGAAAGAAGCAAAACGCATCATCTGGGGTTTGATTCTCGGCGTAGTTCTCGGAATCATTCTGGCCAGCTTACCGGATAAGTCGATTTATGAAGGATTGAATAAATATGCTCTACAACCAATCGGAACAATCTTCCTGAACTTGATTAAGATGCTCGTCGTACCGATTGTCTTCTTCTCAATCGCCCTTGGTGTCATGGGACTCGGTAATCCAAAAGAACTGGGTCGTGTCGGTGGAAAAGCGATTACTTACTTCATGACGACGACAGCTGTCGCGATCGTCATCGCTCTCGGTTTATCATTATTGATTAAACCGGGTACATTCGGTAACTTCGAAACGCAAGATCTTGAATATGATAACGGCAATCTACCAGATACGAGTTTGATCAATACGATCGTCGGTATGTTCCCGACGAACCCGATCACGTCGATGGCGGAAGGCAACATGTTACAGATCATCGTCTTCAGTGTCTTTATCGGTTTCGGGATCACATTTCTCGGTAAAAAGGTCTCGACGTTACGGACTTTCATTGAACAGGGTAACGATTTAATGACATATTTGATCACACTCGTCATGAAGATGGCGCCGCTCGGAGCGTTCGCCTTGATTGCATCGGCAGTCGGTTCACAAGGCTTTGATTCCTTAAAAGCGATGGGACTTTATATGGGTGTCGTCATTTTATCTTTGATCGTTCATTCTGTATTGACATATGGCTCGACTGTCTCACTTCTTGGGAAAATGAATCCGTTCTTCTTCTTTAGAAAATTCGCACCTGTCATGTTGTTTGCTTTCTCGACGTCTTCGTCGAACGCAACACTTCCTGTCGCTATGCAAACGGCTCAAAAAGAGCTGAAGGTTCCACGCTCCGTCTCTAGTTTCGTTCAGCCACTCGGTGCGACGATCAACATGGATGGGACGGCAATCATGCAAGGAGTTGCGACTGTTTTCATTGCGCAAGTCTATGCGGTTGATTTAACACCTGGGCAACTTGCGACGGTCGTTCTGACAGCTGTTCTCGCATCGGTCGGAACAGCTGGTGTTCCGGGTGTCGGTCTCGTCATGCTAACGATGGTTCTTCAGTCGGTCAATTTACCCGTCGAAGGGATCGCTTTGATCATCGGTGTCGATCGTCTTCTGGATATGATGCGTACAGCCGTCAATATCACGGGTGACGCAGCATGTGCCGTCATCGTCTCGAAATCAGAAGAAGGTAACCTCAAAGAAGGCGAAGAAACCGATGAACGCTATGCGTAA
- the rpsU gene encoding 30S ribosomal protein S21, translated as METRVRKNESLEDALRRFKRGVSKDGTLAEVRKRKHYEKPSVKRKLKSEAARKRKKF; from the coding sequence GTGGAAACTCGTGTACGTAAAAATGAATCACTTGAAGACGCACTTCGTCGCTTCAAACGTGGTGTTTCAAAAGATGGTACGCTTGCAGAAGTTCGTAAACGTAAACACTACGAAAAGCCAAGTGTAAAACGTAAGCTTAAATCGGAGGCTGCGCGTAAGCGTAAGAAGTTCTAA
- a CDS encoding GatB/YqeY domain-containing protein, whose product MSLQERLTADMKDAMRLREKDRLTTIRMVKSSLQNETIKLGKQELTDEEELTILSREMKQRNDSLREFESAGRHDLVEKIQAEIVVLEAYMPKQLSEEEVQEIVDAAIAQTGASAPSDMGKVMGVVMPQLKGKADGALINRLVKQRLA is encoded by the coding sequence ATGAGTCTTCAGGAGCGTTTGACAGCGGATATGAAAGATGCCATGCGTCTTCGTGAAAAAGATCGTCTTACGACGATTCGCATGGTGAAATCATCGCTGCAAAATGAAACGATCAAACTCGGTAAGCAAGAATTGACAGACGAGGAAGAATTAACGATTCTTTCACGTGAAATGAAGCAGCGCAACGACTCCCTCCGAGAATTCGAAAGCGCTGGTCGTCACGATCTCGTCGAGAAAATTCAAGCAGAGATTGTCGTGCTCGAAGCTTATATGCCAAAACAGCTTTCCGAGGAAGAAGTACAGGAAATCGTCGACGCAGCTATTGCGCAGACGGGTGCCTCTGCTCCTTCGGATATGGGGAAAGTAATGGGTGTCGTCATGCCGCAGCTTAAGGGCAAGGCAGACGGTGCCTTAATTAATCGACTCGTCAAACAACGTCTCGCTTAA
- a CDS encoding NfeD family protein — MTFSLGMILTVFMIGVLMLLVEIFVTGFGIFGVLGIGAVLASLIMAGATVGQVGLAVGLAVFLSLAAGFWAYRRIKSNQSLLWRGLILTDSTSSEKGYLSHQDKVQLLGQEGVSLTPLRPSGTIEIDGNRIDAVTEGTFIQAGETIVVKEVTHGRVIVRVQHTKEESHT, encoded by the coding sequence ATGACGTTTAGCTTAGGGATGATTTTGACGGTCTTCATGATCGGGGTACTCATGTTACTGGTTGAAATATTCGTCACAGGGTTTGGAATCTTTGGCGTCCTTGGGATCGGTGCTGTCCTTGCTAGCTTGATTATGGCAGGTGCGACCGTCGGACAAGTCGGTTTAGCCGTTGGGCTTGCAGTTTTTCTGTCACTTGCGGCCGGGTTCTGGGCGTATCGCAGAATAAAATCAAATCAGTCATTGCTTTGGAGAGGTTTGATTTTGACGGATTCTACATCGTCTGAAAAGGGCTACCTTTCTCATCAAGACAAAGTACAACTGTTAGGACAAGAAGGAGTCAGTCTGACACCATTACGTCCGTCAGGAACGATTGAAATCGATGGGAACCGAATCGATGCCGTTACAGAAGGAACCTTCATTCAAGCGGGGGAAACGATCGTTGTAAAAGAAGTGACGCACGGACGCGTCATTGTTAGAGTCCAACATACGAAGGAGGAGTCCCACACATGA
- the floA gene encoding flotillin-like protein FloA (flotillin-like protein involved in membrane lipid rafts) produces the protein MTPELLTVLLISGGILIFLAIFFTLVPIPLWISSLAAGVRVSIFTLVGMRLRRVTPSKIVNPLIKAVKAGLNLNTNQLESHFLAGGNVDRVVNALIAAHRANIELSFERAAAIDLAGRNVLEAVQMSVNPKVIETPFIAGVAMNGIEVKAKARITVRANIDRLVGGAGEETVIARVGEGVISTIGSCNDQKEVLENPEMISRTVLAKGLDSGTAFEILSIDIADIDIGKNIGAVLQTDQAEADKNIAQAKAEERRAMAIASEQEMKSRVEEMRAKVVAAEAEVPLAIAEAMRDGNFGVMDYANYLNVTADTKMRQAIGGQSSPHDSQ, from the coding sequence ATGACACCTGAATTATTGACCGTATTACTCATATCTGGAGGAATCTTAATTTTCCTCGCTATTTTCTTCACGCTCGTCCCGATTCCACTCTGGATTAGCTCGCTCGCAGCAGGCGTACGCGTATCAATCTTTACATTAGTCGGGATGCGTCTTCGTCGAGTAACACCATCAAAAATCGTCAATCCGTTGATCAAGGCAGTTAAAGCGGGATTGAACTTGAATACGAACCAACTGGAAAGTCATTTCCTTGCAGGGGGTAACGTTGACCGTGTCGTCAATGCCTTGATTGCAGCACACCGGGCGAATATCGAGCTGAGCTTCGAACGCGCAGCGGCGATTGATCTTGCTGGTCGTAATGTTTTAGAAGCTGTTCAAATGTCGGTTAACCCAAAAGTCATCGAAACACCGTTCATCGCCGGTGTCGCGATGAATGGGATTGAAGTGAAAGCGAAAGCCCGGATCACGGTACGTGCGAATATTGATCGTCTCGTCGGTGGTGCTGGGGAAGAAACAGTCATCGCGCGTGTTGGTGAGGGCGTCATCTCAACCATCGGATCATGTAATGACCAAAAAGAAGTACTTGAGAATCCAGAAATGATCTCACGGACAGTACTTGCAAAAGGACTCGATTCAGGAACGGCGTTTGAAATTCTCTCGATCGATATCGCAGACATTGATATTGGTAAGAACATCGGTGCGGTCCTTCAAACGGATCAAGCGGAAGCAGATAAGAACATTGCGCAAGCGAAGGCGGAAGAGCGTCGCGCAATGGCGATCGCAAGCGAACAAGAGATGAAATCACGTGTTGAAGAGATGCGAGCGAAGGTTGTCGCTGCTGAAGCGGAAGTACCACTTGCTATCGCAGAAGCGATGCGTGACGGAAATTTTGGCGTCATGGATTATGCGAACTACTTGAACGTGACAGCCGATACGAAAATGCGTCAAGCAATCGGTGGACAATCATCACCACATGACTCACAGTAA